The Christiangramia flava JLT2011 region GATAATCCTGGCTTCCCACCAGCGTTCATAGGCCTGATTTGTCCGAAACCCTAGTAACAAGGCTACGGCTGTCCCAAAAACCGCAGTTATACCTATAGGAATGGATATCCTGGATAAAAACCCATACTGGTCCAAAATGCCTACTGCAACGGCATAGATCACAATTAAGACAATGTCGAATTTTATATATTTTAAAAAGGAAAATATCGATATTCGTTTATTTAGGAGCATAACTGTTGGTTGAGGCTTGAATGCCAGTTCGATTGAAAATATTTTGATCGTATGTCGGCTTTTAAACCATATTCTATTCCCAGGAAAACTGAAAAATGGAAATACCTATAATCAATGAAGGTCCTTGTTCCCGTATTAGTTGAAATTTTATGGGAAAATAGTTTTTGTAGCATTTCCATGATTGGCATTTTTTTAAAAATTAATTATCCAGTTTGAGGACCATCTGTGCAAATTCAATTTGAAGCCCTCCCTCGATTCCTTTCAGCAAAACGTCCAGGCCGGTGCCCGCTGCGTCAATTTCACCCCTGGCGCTTATCAAACAAGACATTGCCATAGACTGGTCAATATGTGTTATAGTCCCCTTTAAATTGGATTTAAACGACCTATCCCTGTAATTAACCCTGATTGGCCAGTTAAATGAAATGGGATCGTGCCGCCTGGACAAAAAGTCTTCGGAAGGAACAGATCCTGTAAACTCTATCAATAAGGGTTCTTCCTGTCTTTCCAGCGTAGCTTTGATTATGGGGTTGTTGGTAACTAGCGTTTTTAGGTCAAGTACTCCATTCACCACTTTTGAACCATAGTCCAGGTTTAAAGCCAATTTATGGCTTTCGGCCTTATAGGTTTTGCCAGTTACCAGTGCCATCATCTCAATGTGGCCTTCTTTGGTCCTGTAAACGTTTTGGGCGTTCGCTTTTGGCATACCAAACAGCAGAATGAGTAAAACAAAAAATTTCATTTGTAGCTATTCATTAGTTTAATCCTGTCCCGCAGTTTGGGCAAAATTTTGCCCCGATCGGCACGCTCTCCTTACAGTTACTACACGTGGACTTGCCTAAAGGTGAACCGCATTTTTGACAAAAGGCTGCATTTTCATCGTTTTTTTTACCACAGGCAGTGCAACATATCATTACTTTTGAACCTGAATTATCTTCCCTGTTTCCATAACCACGTTTATTGTGATGCCCAAGGGAATGATGGCCTCTATATCCGGAGCCTCGAAACAAATATTTTAATAATCCCATATCAATATATTTTTAGTTTAATCTTTGATTACTCATTCAATGACCTGTCATCAGTCACTTTCAATCCATTTTTCAGCTTCTTTCTTTTGGTTTAAAGTGAAGTATTTAATGTGGGCATTGCTAAAAGGACTCATAAACCAGACAGCCCAACTCTGCCACTTTTTTTCACCAACCAATGCTATTTTTTCATACTCCTTTTCGTGGTCAACATCTTTAGTAAAATCTTCCCATAGGCCTTCTATATGCCAGCCTTGAAAATCGTTCATCTCTAAATACCACCGAATCTTTAATCCTTTTTCAAGAATACTATGGATAAGGGGATGTATTTTTTCAAGATCGTGTTGATTTAATTTACCACTGGCGATCGTGACAACCACATTCTCTCTTTTTATATCTGTAATCTGCAACATATATTAAATGTAATTTGAACAAACGTGCAACGTAAGTGCCACAGTTATTCCCGAAAGCCCCCTATGAAGTTACTTTAAATTATACTGAGCCTTTATACTATGTATAAATCCCAGAGCTGCTAGCAGAGCGAGTTCTCCTAGGGCAAATAGATAAATTTTATTTTTTATCCTTTAGCAGGAACGCCCTGCGTTTTTCGAACTCCTTTTCGTCGATTTCGCCGCGGGCGTACCGCTCCCTCAGGGCTTCAATTGCCCTGTCCTTTCTGTTTTTCTGTCCCGGTGTGGGGTAGGGAATTAAAAATATCCAGAAGATGAGGATTATCCATAAACCCCACCATATCCAGTGCATTCCCCCAAAATACCAATCGTCCATCATAATTTTCTAGATTTAAAGATTCATGTTTCAGTTACGATTACTATTGCTATTGCTTGCTTGTTCGAGCCAGTTGCTGGCCATGTTTCCATCTTCAGGGCCGAAATATTTTATATGGGCTTCGCTAAACGGTAATAATAATTCGGTAAACCGTTCCTGCCATATTTTATCGCCCACCAGGGCAATTTTTTTTAGCCGGTTGCTTTCGGGGAATAAAAAATCAGGACTTCCATCCGTGTTTTTCACCTCTTTTTTGAAATCCCCCATTTCCATATACCATTTGGCCTGCTTGTTCTTTTTCGTATGGTCCCGCAGGGAGTTGACCAGAGTGGCTGCATCTTCTGCATTGAGCCCTGAGTCTGCAATGGTATATATGATTTGGTCTTTTTTATATATTGCTATCATTGACCATATTTTAAAAAGTTATTTATTTCCAGGACTATTTTTAAAACCATTACATTTATGGCACACTCCTTTTACCACCAGATTGATATCTTCCGCCAGGTACCCTTGGGGCAGATTAATTGACGGTATTTTATGATCAGTCAAACAAACAGTTTCATTACAGTGGTTACAATGAAAGTGGATGTGTAAATCCTGCTCTACCTCACAGTGACAATCACTTTCACAAAGCGCATATTTAGGTATCCCTGTCCCGTCATCTATCTGGTGGACAATCTCACCAGCTTCAAAGGTGCGCATGGTTCGGGAAATAGTAGTACGGTTTGCTTTGCCAAAATTGTTTTCAATTTCGGTAAGGGTTATTGCCCGGTTCATCCTCGCCATAAATTTATAGATTAGGATACGCATGGCTGTAGGCCGGATATTTTGAGCTTCTAAAATTATTTCTACATCATTCATTTTCATTATGACTTGGCCCGAAACGCTTCAGGGATTCTCCGTTTTTTATTCGAAAAGCATCTTCAACATCGGAAAGATAAATGATCCCGTCCCCTGGGTCAGGGGTCTTGCCGTTTTCCGTGATGATATCGATTGCGGATTGCGCCTCTTCGTTCTGGCAGACGAGTTCCAGTTTTACCACCGGGCTGTCAGTCACGTGAAAATCAAGAGAGGGTTTGGCCCCCTTGGCCTTGAACGCCCCGGTGCCTTCTG contains the following coding sequences:
- a CDS encoding zinc-ribbon domain-containing protein yields the protein MGLLKYLFRGSGYRGHHSLGHHNKRGYGNREDNSGSKVMICCTACGKKNDENAAFCQKCGSPLGKSTCSNCKESVPIGAKFCPNCGTGLN
- a CDS encoding STAS/SEC14 domain-containing protein, producing the protein MLQITDIKRENVVVTIASGKLNQHDLEKIHPLIHSILEKGLKIRWYLEMNDFQGWHIEGLWEDFTKDVDHEKEYEKIALVGEKKWQSWAVWFMSPFSNAHIKYFTLNQKKEAEKWIESD
- a CDS encoding SHOCT domain-containing protein codes for the protein MMDDWYFGGMHWIWWGLWIILIFWIFLIPYPTPGQKNRKDRAIEALRERYARGEIDEKEFEKRRAFLLKDKK
- a CDS encoding STAS/SEC14 domain-containing protein, whose protein sequence is MIAIYKKDQIIYTIADSGLNAEDAATLVNSLRDHTKKNKQAKWYMEMGDFKKEVKNTDGSPDFLFPESNRLKKIALVGDKIWQERFTELLLPFSEAHIKYFGPEDGNMASNWLEQASNSNSNRN
- a CDS encoding Fur family transcriptional regulator, translating into MNDVEIILEAQNIRPTAMRILIYKFMARMNRAITLTEIENNFGKANRTTISRTMRTFEAGEIVHQIDDGTGIPKYALCESDCHCEVEQDLHIHFHCNHCNETVCLTDHKIPSINLPQGYLAEDINLVVKGVCHKCNGFKNSPGNK
- a CDS encoding P-II family nitrogen regulator, producing MKEIKAFIKPKRVQKVIEALSEMGFKSMTISQAEGTGAFKAKGAKPSLDFHVTDSPVVKLELVCQNEEAQSAIDIITENGKTPDPGDGIIYLSDVEDAFRIKNGESLKRFGPSHNENE